The following coding sequences are from one bacterium window:
- a CDS encoding insulinase family protein has protein sequence MKRRLILFLFILIASPAWSESIFPYKYQEAKLENGLKVILVPIDNAGLVSYTTVVNVGSRHEIEPGHTGFAHFFEHMMFRGTKKYPADKYSEILLEIGGDQNAFTGEDFTVYYVHFPRRFLEKVVDIESDRFMNLDYSLSAFQTEAKAVLGEYNKNFANPFFQLEEKLNEIAFEKSTYEHTAMGFLKDIQDMPNQFDYSRVFFTRFYRPENCIIIVSGKFNPEEALSLIKKYYSAWKPGDYRPEIPKEPEQTQERKAAIHYEGDTLPLLSIAYKAPAFHPASKEFAALSLLSDLAFGETSLLFQKLVLQEQKADFVSGEYIPHMDDYLFNIAARLKNIQDLSVAEQAIFETLEQMKQKPVEAKRLEDLKSNRKYSFLMSFDTSKSITNGFYRSMAPYLALIHGVAAVDQIFKTYDSITPGDIQNAAKQYFQKEKRIVVTLTGAKS, from the coding sequence ATGAAACGTCGTCTCATACTTTTTTTGTTCATTCTTATTGCCTCACCGGCGTGGAGTGAATCCATATTCCCGTACAAATATCAGGAAGCAAAACTAGAAAATGGCTTGAAAGTGATTTTGGTTCCCATAGACAACGCAGGGCTTGTTTCCTACACGACTGTTGTGAATGTAGGAAGCCGCCATGAAATTGAGCCCGGCCATACCGGGTTTGCTCACTTCTTTGAACACATGATGTTTCGCGGCACAAAAAAATATCCGGCCGATAAATACTCCGAAATCCTTCTGGAGATAGGCGGCGATCAAAACGCATTCACCGGAGAAGACTTCACCGTGTATTACGTACATTTTCCCCGCAGGTTCCTGGAAAAAGTCGTAGACATAGAATCGGACCGGTTTATGAACCTTGATTATTCACTGTCTGCTTTCCAAACAGAAGCAAAGGCGGTTTTGGGGGAGTACAACAAGAACTTTGCAAACCCTTTCTTTCAGCTGGAAGAAAAACTGAATGAAATTGCGTTCGAAAAAAGCACGTACGAGCATACTGCGATGGGCTTTCTCAAAGACATCCAGGACATGCCCAATCAATTTGATTACAGCCGGGTGTTTTTCACTCGCTTCTATCGTCCGGAAAATTGCATCATCATTGTTTCGGGCAAATTCAATCCGGAAGAAGCTCTATCGTTGATCAAAAAGTACTACTCTGCCTGGAAACCGGGAGACTATCGTCCGGAGATACCGAAGGAGCCGGAACAAACTCAGGAGCGAAAAGCTGCCATCCATTATGAAGGTGACACGTTACCGTTGCTCTCCATTGCATATAAGGCGCCCGCATTTCATCCGGCAAGCAAAGAGTTTGCGGCGTTGAGTTTGCTTTCGGATCTCGCGTTTGGCGAAACCTCTCTGCTCTTTCAAAAACTGGTCTTGCAAGAACAAAAGGCTGATTTCGTAAGCGGTGAATACATACCGCATATGGATGATTATTTGTTTAACATTGCTGCGCGTTTGAAAAACATTCAAGACTTGAGCGTGGCGGAGCAAGCGATTTTCGAAACGCTTGAACAAATGAAGCAAAAGCCGGTCGAAGCAAAGAGACTGGAGGACTTGAAGTCGAACAGAAAATATTCATTCTTGATGAGTTTTGACACAAGCAAGAGCATCACAAACGGTTTCTACAGGTCCATGGCGCCTTATTTGGCGCTCATCCATGGTGTCGCGGCGGTCGATCAGATCTTCAAAACTTACGACAGCATCACGCCGGGCGACATTCAAAACGCCGCTAAACAGTATTTTCAAAAAGAGAAGAGGATCGTTGTGACATTGACAGGAGCGAAATCATGA
- a CDS encoding glycogen/starch/alpha-glucan phosphorylase, which yields MAKDQYSATKLDLYKSLASTVKDQLVKRWIQTQQTYYKQDAKRVYYLSLEFLMGRALGNNLINLKLMDEAHEALQQAGQGLEQLQELEWDAGLGNGGLGRLAACYLDSMATLELPGYGYGIRYEYGIFYQHIRDGYQVETPDNWLRYGNVWEIERPEYLYTVKFYGRLVQFKEKDGTLRSEWVDTQDVMAMAYDTPIAGYGNNTVNNLRLWAAKSTRDFDFEYFNHGDYIKAVQDKQKTETISKVLYPNDNVIQGKELRLKQEYFFCSATLQDIIRRYLKTHEDFSEFTDKVAIQLNDTHPAIAIVELMRLLIDNYQVPWEKAWKITINTFGYTNHTILPEALEKWPVTMMETVLPRHMNIIYEINSRFLGEVGKRFPNDPARLSRMSLIEESTEKQVRMAYLAIVGSHSVNGVAALHSEILKKELFKDFYEMTPEKFNNKTNGITQRRWLLKCNPRLADLITREVGEKWITDLYGLQKLKTLAKDPAYQEEWRKIKQTNKETFSDYVANLTGVKVNQESIFDIQVKRIHEYKRQLMNALHVVYLYNKIKSNPNDSFVPRTKIFAGKAAPGYFLAKLIIKLINSIADVVNRDPEIGDKLRVVFLPNYCVSQAEKIMPAADLSEQISTAGMEASGTGNMKFALNGALTIGTLDGANIEIMEEVGKENIFIFGLTAEEVKNLKRNGYRPAEYYERNPDLKKIIDMLSSGYFSPSNQDLFKPIVQSLLSGDPYMLLADFDAYVRCQSMVSKEFLTPEEWTRKSILNVAGMGKFSSDRSISEYAREIWQAIPVPIKMDSEIVNTKT from the coding sequence ATGGCCAAAGATCAATATTCAGCCACCAAATTAGATCTATATAAAAGCCTTGCGTCTACTGTGAAAGACCAGCTTGTAAAACGCTGGATTCAAACACAGCAGACTTATTACAAGCAAGACGCAAAGCGCGTTTACTACCTGTCCCTGGAATTCCTGATGGGACGCGCGCTGGGAAACAACCTCATCAATCTCAAATTGATGGACGAAGCTCACGAGGCACTGCAGCAAGCCGGGCAGGGCCTGGAGCAGTTGCAGGAACTCGAATGGGATGCGGGTCTCGGGAATGGTGGCCTGGGACGTCTAGCCGCATGCTACCTGGATTCCATGGCAACGCTGGAGCTTCCAGGTTATGGCTACGGAATTCGATATGAGTATGGAATTTTCTATCAGCACATCCGGGACGGTTATCAGGTAGAAACTCCGGATAACTGGCTTCGCTACGGCAACGTTTGGGAGATTGAACGCCCTGAATACCTCTACACCGTAAAGTTCTACGGACGCCTGGTGCAGTTTAAAGAAAAGGACGGAACTCTACGGTCCGAATGGGTAGACACGCAGGACGTTATGGCGATGGCTTACGACACACCAATCGCAGGTTACGGCAACAATACGGTAAACAATTTGCGTTTATGGGCGGCAAAATCGACACGTGACTTTGATTTTGAATATTTTAACCACGGTGATTACATCAAGGCGGTTCAAGATAAGCAAAAAACAGAAACCATTTCCAAAGTCCTTTATCCGAATGACAATGTGATTCAGGGCAAAGAACTCCGTTTAAAACAGGAATACTTTTTTTGTTCAGCAACACTGCAAGACATTATCCGGCGTTATCTGAAAACTCATGAAGATTTCTCCGAGTTCACCGACAAAGTGGCGATTCAGTTGAATGATACGCATCCTGCAATCGCAATCGTAGAGCTGATGCGTTTATTAATCGACAATTATCAAGTGCCGTGGGAAAAAGCGTGGAAGATCACAATAAACACTTTTGGTTACACGAACCATACAATCCTTCCCGAAGCGCTGGAAAAATGGCCCGTCACCATGATGGAGACCGTTTTACCGCGACACATGAACATCATTTACGAGATCAACAGTCGTTTCCTCGGGGAAGTCGGCAAACGTTTTCCAAACGATCCTGCGCGCTTAAGCAGGATGTCTTTGATTGAAGAAAGCACCGAAAAACAGGTCCGGATGGCGTATCTTGCTATCGTCGGGAGCCATTCTGTCAACGGGGTCGCAGCGCTGCATTCGGAAATCCTTAAAAAGGAACTGTTTAAAGACTTCTATGAAATGACGCCGGAAAAATTCAACAACAAGACCAATGGAATCACGCAACGGCGCTGGTTGTTGAAGTGCAACCCGCGTTTGGCAGATCTGATCACACGCGAAGTCGGAGAAAAATGGATCACGGATCTGTATGGTTTGCAAAAACTCAAGACTCTGGCAAAGGATCCGGCGTATCAGGAGGAATGGAGAAAGATCAAACAAACCAATAAAGAAACTTTTTCGGATTATGTCGCCAATCTGACAGGAGTCAAAGTAAACCAGGAATCGATTTTCGATATTCAGGTAAAGCGGATTCACGAATACAAACGCCAGCTGATGAATGCGCTTCATGTTGTATATCTTTACAATAAAATTAAAAGCAATCCGAACGATTCTTTTGTGCCGCGCACGAAGATTTTTGCGGGCAAAGCTGCCCCCGGTTATTTTCTCGCCAAACTGATCATTAAGCTGATCAATTCTATTGCGGATGTGGTGAACCGGGATCCCGAAATCGGAGACAAATTGCGCGTTGTGTTTTTGCCAAACTATTGCGTTTCCCAGGCGGAAAAAATTATGCCAGCGGCGGACCTGTCTGAGCAGATTTCTACCGCCGGGATGGAAGCATCTGGAACCGGCAACATGAAATTCGCGTTAAACGGCGCGCTAACCATCGGAACGTTAGACGGCGCCAACATCGAAATCATGGAAGAAGTCGGCAAGGAGAACATATTTATTTTCGGCCTCACTGCAGAAGAAGTAAAAAACTTGAAACGGAATGGTTATCGTCCGGCGGAATATTATGAGCGAAATCCGGATTTGAAAAAAATTATTGATATGCTCTCTTCCGGTTATTTCTCTCCCTCGAATCAGGATCTGTTCAAGCCAATCGTTCAGTCGCTTTTGAGCGGAGATCCGTACATGCTCCTCGCCGATTTTGACGCTTACGTGAGGTGCCAATCGATGGTCTCAAAAGAGTTTTTGACTCCGGAAGAATGGACGCGCAAAAGCATCTTGAACGTAGCAGGCATGGGTAAGTTTTCCAGCGACCGCAGCATCAGTGAGTACGCGCGAGAGATCTGGCAGGCAATACCTGTGCCGATCAAAATGGATTCCGAAATCGTCAATACAAAGACTTAA
- a CDS encoding insulinase family protein, producing the protein MRRFILLILLITTPPLWAVGVIPDTQILLLKNESPLVAFRIAFLTGSANDPAGKEGVAALTASLLSDGGSQKNSYQEILQLLFPMAAGYSSQVDKEMTVFVGVVHKDHLNGYYELLRNAILTPGFKEDDFDRLKTDQLNYVAKTLRFNNDEELGKETLNWAIFKGHPYGRPNEGTTSAIQSLTLQDVKNFYQDQYTTKNLIIGVAGNYPPNLIQKLKQDFAKLPEGIADKESLPPAPKIEGVRVVIVEKKTPATAFSFGYPLSFTRSQEDYFPMMVMNSWLGQHRTLVGRLFNVMREQRGLNYGDYSYIEHFAFGGSFHQPPPNFSRHQQIFQVWIRPVPHAVRHFALRQAVREVQMLSEKGLTEGDLQGIRNYLLNYMVSLAQSNSELLGYALDDHFYKLPKSYFDLSKQNLESLDLNQVNAAIKKHLSTKNMVIAVVTENAEGFKKALIENAPSPIKYDSPKPEAILEEDKLIMNFPFKIQAENITIIPADKMFE; encoded by the coding sequence ATGAGGCGCTTTATCTTGTTGATCCTTCTGATAACCACGCCGCCGTTGTGGGCGGTGGGCGTCATTCCGGACACCCAAATACTGCTGTTAAAGAATGAGTCGCCGCTTGTGGCATTCCGTATCGCATTCTTGACAGGTTCGGCCAATGATCCGGCGGGCAAAGAAGGAGTCGCCGCGCTCACGGCTTCCCTTCTGTCGGATGGGGGCAGTCAAAAAAACTCTTACCAGGAAATCCTGCAATTGCTTTTTCCCATGGCGGCCGGCTATTCATCACAAGTGGATAAGGAGATGACCGTTTTCGTGGGCGTTGTGCACAAAGATCACCTGAATGGCTACTACGAACTTTTGAGGAACGCCATTCTGACACCTGGCTTTAAGGAAGACGATTTCGACCGCCTCAAAACAGATCAATTGAATTATGTCGCCAAGACTTTGCGCTTCAACAACGATGAGGAACTGGGCAAAGAGACGCTGAACTGGGCGATTTTCAAAGGCCATCCTTACGGCCGCCCCAATGAGGGCACCACCAGCGCGATTCAATCCCTCACTTTGCAGGATGTAAAGAATTTCTATCAGGACCAGTACACCACAAAAAATCTCATTATCGGCGTGGCCGGAAATTATCCTCCGAATTTGATCCAGAAACTAAAACAGGATTTTGCGAAACTCCCCGAAGGGATAGCGGATAAAGAATCTTTGCCGCCTGCTCCAAAAATTGAAGGTGTCCGGGTCGTGATTGTGGAAAAGAAGACTCCGGCTACTGCTTTCAGCTTCGGGTACCCCCTTTCCTTCACGCGGTCTCAGGAGGATTACTTTCCGATGATGGTGATGAATTCCTGGCTCGGTCAGCATCGAACTCTGGTGGGGCGTCTTTTTAATGTGATGCGTGAACAGAGAGGTTTGAACTACGGAGACTACAGCTACATTGAGCATTTTGCTTTCGGGGGAAGTTTCCACCAGCCCCCGCCCAATTTCTCGCGCCATCAACAAATATTTCAAGTCTGGATCCGTCCGGTGCCGCATGCAGTTCGGCACTTTGCGCTTCGCCAGGCGGTTCGAGAGGTGCAAATGTTATCCGAAAAAGGACTCACGGAGGGCGATCTTCAGGGAATCCGCAATTACCTCTTGAATTACATGGTCAGTCTAGCTCAATCCAATTCTGAATTGCTCGGTTATGCCCTGGATGATCATTTCTACAAATTGCCTAAATCGTATTTTGATCTTAGCAAGCAGAATCTTGAATCTTTGGATCTAAATCAGGTCAACGCAGCAATCAAAAAACACCTGTCTACGAAGAACATGGTGATTGCTGTCGTAACTGAGAATGCTGAGGGTTTTAAAAAGGCGCTTATTGAAAACGCGCCAAGTCCGATCAAGTACGACTCTCCAAAACCGGAAGCGATTCTGGAAGAGGACAAACTGATCATGAATTTTCCGTTTAAAATTCAGGCAGAGAACATCACCATTATTCCTGCAGACAAAATGTTCGAATAG